The following are encoded together in the Bacillus sp. NP157 genome:
- a CDS encoding metalloregulator ArsR/SmtB family transcription factor: protein MDLSTASAVLRLLADPTRVRLLALLDREELTVAELAAVLHLAQPRVSTHLAKLKEAELVRDRRAGVSAYYRANAEADPTLVALVATLRDTLSDALLREDAERLPAVLAQRASNEGWADTVAGDMERHYSPGRTWETLARSLLQLLETGDVLDIASGDGVTAELLAPHAHSILCIDSSDRVVEAARQRVASFKNVEVRQGDMHALDVGDRRFDLVLMMHALTYAERPAEVFGQVAGVLKPGGRVLAVTLGEHDHRAVVEPFDHRNLGFGCDALGDMARAAGLDVVSCDRLSRERRAPHFEVISLLARKP, encoded by the coding sequence ATGGATCTGTCGACCGCCTCGGCCGTCCTGCGGCTGCTGGCCGACCCGACCCGCGTCCGCCTGCTGGCCCTGCTGGACCGGGAAGAGCTTACCGTGGCCGAACTGGCGGCGGTGCTGCACCTCGCCCAGCCGCGCGTCTCCACCCACCTGGCCAAGCTCAAGGAAGCCGAACTGGTGCGGGACCGCCGTGCCGGTGTGTCGGCTTATTACCGGGCCAACGCCGAAGCCGACCCCACCCTGGTCGCGCTGGTCGCCACCCTGCGCGACACCCTGAGCGACGCCCTGCTTCGCGAGGACGCCGAGCGCCTGCCAGCCGTGCTCGCCCAGCGCGCCAGCAACGAGGGCTGGGCCGACACCGTGGCGGGCGACATGGAACGCCACTACTCGCCCGGGCGCACCTGGGAAACCCTGGCCCGCTCGCTGCTCCAGCTGCTGGAAACCGGCGACGTGCTGGACATCGCATCGGGCGACGGCGTTACCGCCGAGCTGCTGGCCCCGCACGCCCACTCCATCCTCTGCATCGACAGCTCGGACCGCGTGGTCGAGGCCGCCCGCCAGCGCGTGGCCTCGTTCAAGAACGTCGAAGTCCGCCAGGGCGACATGCATGCGCTCGACGTCGGCGACCGCCGCTTCGACCTTGTGCTGATGATGCACGCCCTCACCTACGCCGAGCGCCCGGCGGAGGTCTTCGGCCAGGTCGCCGGCGTGCTCAAGCCCGGTGGTCGCGTGCTCGCAGTCACCCTCGGCGAGCACGACCACCGCGCCGTGGTGGAGCCGTTCGATCACCGCAACCTGGGCTTTGGCTGCGACGCGCTGGGCGACATGGCGCGTGCCGCCGGCCTTGACGTCGTCAGCTGCGATCGCCTTAGCCGCGAGCGCCGTGCCCCGCATTTCGAAGTCATCAGCCTGTTGGCGCGCAAGCCCTGA
- a CDS encoding acyl-CoA dehydrogenase family protein, with protein sequence MDFRFTDDQLSIQSIARDFAQKRIAPVAAEFDARGEFPLENIQEMGQLGLMGIEVPEEYGGAGMDPVAYVLAMVEIAAADAATSTIMSVNNSLFCNGILKSGTEEQKQKYVRAIASGEAIGAYALTEPQSGSDASNMHTRAVKNADGDWVINGKKSWITSGPVARYIVLFAVTTPGIGAKGVSAFIIDTQRPGFLAGKTEPKLGIRASATCEIEFHDYVCPKEDMLGTEGKGFSIAMGVLDAGRIGIASQAIGIARAAYEATLQWSRDRKAFGTPIGTFQMTQAKIADMKCKLDSALLLTLRAAWTKAQVEKTGGRFGTEASMAKLVASEAAMWITHQAVQIHGGMGYSKEMPLERYFRDAKITEIYEGTSEIQRLVIARAETGLR encoded by the coding sequence ATGGATTTCCGCTTTACCGACGACCAGCTGTCGATCCAGTCCATCGCACGCGATTTCGCGCAGAAGCGCATCGCCCCGGTGGCCGCCGAATTCGATGCCAGGGGTGAATTCCCCCTGGAGAACATCCAGGAAATGGGCCAGCTGGGCCTGATGGGCATCGAAGTGCCGGAAGAGTACGGCGGCGCGGGCATGGACCCGGTCGCTTACGTCCTGGCCATGGTCGAGATCGCCGCGGCCGATGCCGCCACCTCGACCATCATGTCGGTCAACAATTCGCTGTTCTGCAACGGCATCCTGAAGAGCGGCACCGAAGAGCAGAAGCAGAAGTACGTCCGCGCCATCGCCTCGGGCGAGGCCATCGGCGCCTACGCGCTGACCGAGCCGCAGTCGGGTTCGGATGCTTCCAACATGCACACCCGCGCGGTGAAGAACGCCGACGGCGACTGGGTCATCAACGGCAAGAAGAGCTGGATCACCTCCGGCCCGGTGGCCCGCTACATCGTGCTGTTCGCCGTGACCACGCCGGGGATCGGCGCCAAGGGCGTGTCGGCTTTCATCATCGACACCCAGCGTCCGGGCTTCCTCGCCGGCAAGACCGAGCCGAAGCTCGGCATCCGCGCCTCGGCGACGTGCGAGATCGAATTCCACGACTATGTCTGCCCGAAGGAAGACATGCTCGGCACCGAAGGCAAGGGCTTCTCGATCGCGATGGGCGTGCTCGACGCCGGCCGCATCGGCATCGCGTCGCAGGCCATCGGCATCGCCCGTGCCGCTTACGAAGCCACCCTGCAGTGGTCGCGTGACCGCAAGGCGTTCGGTACGCCGATCGGCACGTTCCAGATGACCCAGGCCAAGATCGCCGACATGAAGTGCAAGCTGGACTCGGCCCTGCTGCTGACCCTGCGCGCCGCGTGGACGAAGGCCCAGGTCGAGAAGACCGGCGGCCGTTTCGGCACCGAAGCGTCCATGGCCAAGCTCGTCGCCTCCGAAGCCGCCATGTGGATCACCCACCAGGCCGTGCAGATCCACGGTGGCATGGGCTACTCGAAGGAAATGCCGCTGGAGCGGTACTTCCGCGATGCGAAGATCACCGAGATCTACGAGGGCACGAGCGAGATCCAGCGTCTGGTGATTGCGCGTGCGGAGACGGGCTTGCGCTAA
- a CDS encoding BrnT family toxin, with translation MSGIQFEWDEEKAAGNLSKHGISFIKATKVFLDRSAMEELDRNEHDEHRHFTIGIVDSETLFVVFTLRGDRIRLISARRATRHEAARYWEDRLLYA, from the coding sequence ATGAGCGGCATCCAGTTCGAATGGGACGAAGAGAAGGCCGCCGGCAACTTGTCAAAGCACGGCATCTCGTTCATCAAAGCCACGAAGGTATTTCTCGACCGTTCCGCCATGGAGGAGCTGGATAGAAACGAGCACGACGAACATCGCCATTTCACGATCGGAATCGTCGACAGCGAAACATTGTTCGTCGTCTTTACGTTACGCGGAGATCGCATCCGCCTCATATCAGCCCGGAGGGCTACCCGGCATGAAGCAGCAAGATACTGGGAAGATCGTTTACTTTACGCTTGA